CCCAATCCCCCATAGCCGAACCTGAAAATACGCGACTTCGAGTGCAACAATTTCAGGGTCGTGGCCAAATTGAGCGAAGAACAGTGGTGCAACCGGCCAAAGCACGAAACAGCCCACCCCAACGATAAGGCTCAAGTACAGGCCCTGCCAGGTATATGCTGATCCCTCTTGTGAGTTGCGTCGACCAAGGGATTGGGCGGTAAACGTACTCACACACTGCGCAATGCCGAGCGGCAGCGCTGTCGTCGTGTAAGCGATGACTCCTGCTGGCATACCCGCGGCCATCTCGTTGGTGCCAAGAAGAGCAATAATCCAAGTATCAATAAAGCTCGCAATCGTCGCCGAAGCCATCGATGCGATCATCGGTAGCGCGAGACGAAGAATTTCGCGAAGCCCCGTACGCGAGGGGAATTGCATAACGATATCCTGCCAAAAGGGGACACATTGTAGCGGGCGTTCGCTACGACTGAGAAACTTTACGTCTGCGGTGTCACTTCACTTGACAACGCCTCACTACCAGTTGAGAATCGCCGTAGCGCTGTCAACTACCGCCCGGGACAACTAACTATAGAGGAGAATACCGGAATGGCAACCCAGAGACAGGTCAAAAAGGTAAAAATGATTCGGAAAGCCACTCCCGCGAAACGCCCGGCCATGCGACGTACAAGTGTGGCTCCTACTGGCAAATCGCCCGCGGCGAAATTAACTGCGACGGCTGAAGATTATGAAGGGGTTCGGCAAGTACTGAGTCGCTACTGTTTTGCGCTTGACAGTAGCAACTTGGAGGAACTGAGTTCGCTGTTCCATCGACAGGCCGATTTTTCTGTGTCATTTGAGAACGGCCAAAAGCATAACGGACGAGAGACCATCCATTCCTGGTATCAGCGATTCTTTGAACAACGCCCGCGTGAATTTCACTACATGCGGCATAAACTTTTTGAACCCTGCATAACGGTAAACAAGAATACGGCAACGTCCTCAACGTATTTTGACTCGGAGGCAAAGGACGCGCAGGGGCAAGTTCAGATAATCACTGGCCGTTATGACGACGCACTGATCAAGGAAGGCGGACAGTGGCTTTTTAAAGAACGAACGATCACCATCATGTACTACTACTCGCCAGGAACTGGGAAGGAAGGTATGCGTTAATGGAGGAGGAAGATTTCGATGGCAACATATATTAGTGTTGAAGAAGCTCGGAAGCTCTCAGGGTTGCGCGTAGTATTGTCTCCAGGTGTCCCCGGTCCTTGGAGCGAAGCAGCAAAAGGCATTCTCTATGTGAAGAAGATTCCGTACGTGCGTGTGCGTCAGGATATTGGCGGTGAAAATCGCGCCCTCGTCGAGTGGACCGCGCAAGCGACGGCGCCCGTCTTTGCGTGGGACGATGAACCGCCACGCTCGACATGGATTCAACAGTTATATCTGGCCGAACGCTTGCAACCGAATCCTCTGCTCATTCCCACAAATATTGAAGATCGGTCATTGATGTTCGGTTATTGTAACGAACTGTGTGGAGAGCATGGTTTCGGTTGGTCGAAGCGCCTGATGTTAGTCCATCCCACGTTATCGAACCCGAATGTTGACGAGAAAAGTCGTGCATTTTCCCAGTATATTGGCGATAAGTACGGCTACAATGCACCAGAAGCCGCAAGCGCAGCCGCGCGGTGTGCCGCGATCATCGGCTTCCTGGTCACGCGACTGGAACAACAGCGCACAAAGGGAAGTTCATTCTATATTGGCAATCAGTTGTCAGCGTTGGATATCTATTCAGCGACATTTACCGCGCTTATTCAACCTTTGCCCCATGAGCAGTGTCCGATGCCAGCGCCGTTTCGCACGCTGTACACCAATACTGATCCGCTTATTCAAGCGGCTGCCAAACCGATTTTATTTGAGCATCGCGACTTCATTTATCGCGAGTATCTGCAATTGCCGATTGATTTGTAGCCGGTCACTTAAGGTAACCGACAGGGGCACAACGTGCAGTGCCCCGAAGGCCACACGTAGACTACTTTGCCGAAGACTGTTCCTCGGGTGTCTTCTCCTCACCTTCTGCCACCGGAGCTTCTACTCTGATCAACTGCAATGTTCCCGAACGTTGTCGTAAATATCCCGTAATCGTGAGCGGTGTTCCTGGGGTAGCTTGACCGATCTTCGAGAGCATATGTTCTGGTCCGCTCAGGGTGATATTGCGTTTCCCATTCGTATACTTTTGCAAAATCGAGTAGGAGGTAATCCGCGCGTCATCCAGTGCCTTTGCCTCAGTGACGTCAAGATCGTAGTTACCTTGATACGCACTGATTTCGAGGGTCACCACGCCTAAAATACTCTTTTCATGGTCTCCGTTAATGATCCCTTTGAGCTGGATTCTAAACGGTATGGTTGACTCCTCAGATTCAACGTTCGAGCCACCAACCCCAAAGGAAATTTGTGCCGTCGCGCCAGTGGGGGCACACATCATCAATCCAATAGAGATAACTCCAGGGAGAATCCAATGCATAGTCATTGCCGCCTCCTAATTTATGCACTTCTCCTAATACAATTTTCTAACAATTCCAACGCCGCCTGGGTAAACGACCACATATTCAACTCGCGATTGCCATGACGGGTTTCGATGGTCAGCGTTTGCTCAAGCGGCCCGGCAATAGCTATGCACGCGTGACCGGCGGCATCACCGTAACGATTGCCGGTGGGACCAGTCGCTCCAGTCTCACTCAAGCCCCATGTTGTTCCGAGCCGTTCTCTCACTGCGCGTGCTAACCGGAGCGCATATTCCTCGGTACTGGCGCGAATGCCGCTAAGCGCATCATCAGGAACGCTTAACAATGCCCGCCGGGCATCGTGTGTGTAGATCACACCTCCAGCAAGAAAATAAGCCGATGCTCCAGGAACCGCGAGCAGCGCGGCAGAAATCAATCCCCCAGCCGAGGATTCGGCGACCGCAATTGTGTGTTTTTTCTCTTTCAGTAATGCACCCACCACTTGTCCCATTGATGTGAGATTTGGCATAAATCACTTCCTTGAGTATGAATATGAGAGGTTGGCTATACAGCCTCTACCTTTGGCAGTTCTTCTCCTAACGCAAGCCGAGTCAGAAACGCCCGCAACTCGTTATCGGACAACCCTTGTGGGGCAGAAGAGGTAAAGAAAAGGGAGATCTGTTGAGCCTCAGAAGACAGGCCAGCGAGCCGTTCTTGGGCCCGAGCGCGAACCAGCGGGCCAATTAATCGCGATAACTCGGACGTGAAACGCGCAGCAAGCAACAGCCCTTCGCCAGCACTTTTAATCTGCGCCAAGGCACGACGATAGACGGTGACCATCCCTGCGTGCAAAGCAATCGTATTACCCGACTGTGACCATAACTCACTGTGCAGCGATTCCCATTCCAGTGTTAATTCATCGACGACTGGCCACAGCGCTGAATGCAGCATTGCGGCACTTTCAGCAGCGATCAGGCGTACCAAGAGCGCTTTCCAATCATCCGAGAGTTGAAACGGGCCTCGAAGGATTGCGTACGTTTGGACCGTCGGACGTTCAAGGACTTCCCCATGTGCATCAAGAACCAGGTGGTCTTCGATTGCTTGGCCGAGCAGCGCCAAACCCGCAATGTAACGCGGGGGTTGTTCCTCACTTGGCGATGTGCGAATCGCATACGCACTGCCGGCCAAATCTGGACGATAGTAGACACGCCCACGGTCGTACACTTTCTCCACGCCGTTGCGGAGTTGGACACAGGTGTGTACTGCAGGGAAAAAGCGTTCGTGGGGGAGTGGCTCCCAATCAACCGGCGCTTCTTTCATAGCAAGTTGGACTGCTGTTTCCTCCGCACCTTGAGCAAAACGCTCACGCATGGCTCCTGGTTCCCCACGATAACGGAAGGACTCGCTCAAGGTCGCGAACAGCCGTTCGGTTGGGTAGGGGCCTCGATAGCGCAAAATTGCTTTTCCTTGATCATGGGCGAGTAACGCGAGCACGTTGAGGAGCGTAGATCCTGCGCCCAATGGCAGACGCACGGGATCATCGAGTGGTGGCAGTGCATCGAGGTCTTCGTACGCTACGGAGCGGAAAAAGGTCAACGGGTGCGCAACCGTGAAGCCAGTCTCTCCCTCAAGAAGCGACACACTGTCCGACATGCCCCAGCCAATGTGGTTTGTCGTGCGACGCTCTACACCTAAAAAACGACTATCGAGTCCGCGGGCTTTGAATCGGGTGAGCCTCCCAGCCGCATCGCGATACAATAGCAAAAGTAGACGACCATATCGGTCAAACGTTGCCAGACGCTGAGAAACAAGTTGTGAATATGTCGATGGAAGGAAAAACGTCAGTGAACCATAAGGCGAGCGCTCGACAATGCGATGTCCATTAGAGAGAAAGACTTCAATTTCGCCCTGCGGATGACGTACGGCGTTTGCAGTTGCCACAGAGAGGGAAGAAAGAAGCTCGGCGGGTACACCTTCAGTTGCGAGAGTGCTGAATGCTGACGCGAACCTGTCGTGGGGCATGGTGTCTGTCATGTTGGTCCTTCTCAGTTCTCAACTCCTAGAGTTTTGATCCTTGTAGTGCCCCGATTTGTTCCGTTGTCAGATATCGTGCTAACACTTCAGGTGAAGCGTCACGTAACGCGGAGACAGAGTCAAAACCGGCGGAGACCAGAGCTCGAATTTCCTCACGGCCGATGCCTGGCAAATTGGCGCGCGCAAGAGTCAAGCCATCAGCATCAACCCCGAGCCGTATCCGTTCGGCGAGATTGCTCATTTGCTGACTCGGAGACCAACCCATGACGTCAGCAACTTCGGCTGCCGCCTCGGCTAACCAGCTCACTTCCTCAGTTTGTGCTTTGATGGTTCCTGCATAGCATTGATAATTATTCTCCAAGCCTGAAAGCTCTTGCCCTTTGATCCAACCCATCAACAACAACGACAGTTTTGCTGAGCGCACTTCCTGTGTTGTTGGAAGCATCTTTGCATGGAGCATATGCTTAAAGTCGTCGCCAAAGTCCCCGCTCTGATCCTGAGCCCACTCGTTCAACTTACTTTCGTATACACGTCCACGATGTTCAGCTATCGACAAGGGAAGATGTACGCGTTTACCGTCATCGGTCAGACTTAAGAGATGAAGAAGCTCCAAATCCGCGACCTGTCGTCCGCGCGACGAATCGAAGAAGCGAGCAAGTTTGACGGCCGTAGCTGCTCGAATTCCCTTGCGCGCTGCCGCTTCGCCCAGGGTCGTTGCTTCAATCTGGCCTGTGTCTCGCACAGTCACGAGTTGCACTTTCGCAAGCGCATCGAGTGCTTTCTCTAACTCGGAGGCAAAGGCCTCCTTCTGCTTCCGTTGCTGAAACCCAAGATACGTGAGCGAAAAAAATTCCCGTAACTCGTCTTTGCTGGTGCAGATCTTTGAAGCGATGACGTTGAGTACCCGGTCTGCGAATCCTTCCTGTCCAGGAGCAGGGGCAAACTGCTCGTGCTCTCCGGTGACATACCCGCGCCATAATAAGTCAGCTTGGAACTGATTGGTGGCAATTAAGATCGAACGCCCGAATTCTTCACGCAATCCGAGTCGGCCAGCACGACCAGAAATATTTTCATACTCCGCCCATGAAAGTGGCACTTCGATGGCTGCTCCTGTCCGTCGGTCGCTGTCCCATTTGACTGCTTCAAGAAAAACCGTTGACGCAGGAAGATTGACCCCGAAGGCGAGCGTCGAGGTGCACGCAATCACTCGAAGTTGGCCACTCCGATAGTGGGTTTCTACTATCGTGCGTTCCTCCGGCGTGAGATCAGCGTGATGAAACGCTACGCCCCCAGAGAAGGCTGTCCGAAGCTGCACTTTCAATGCGGTCTCCTCTAGTGTTTCAAGTGCAGCCAAAGCCTCTTGCGCAGGGGGAAGTTGCGCCTGCTCGGCTAATGCCAGTGCGCACTGCACTGCGTCACGTCGCCCTTTCAGAAAAATCAGGATTTGTTCACCCTTTTCAAGGAGATGTTTGACATTGGCAAAAAGAATGTCGCGAGGATCTTCAGAATCGGTCGACGCTAGTTGCTCTTCACCTTCTTCCCCTGAGTTGTAGGTCTTGTAACGAAAGCGACCGTCCAACAAAACTCCACGATAGAGCTCGACTGGACGCTCATCCTGAAATAACAAATCTGCTTCTAACCAGTCTGCAACCTGCTGCGCTTCTCGGAGCACGGCAGATAGGCCAAGCACCTGTGGTCGTGGTGTCGAGCGCAGTAATTTCGTGAGAGAAAGCTCAAGACCAGGACCACGTTCAGGATCTCCCAACATTTGTATTTCATCGACTACGACGAGCGCAACTGTGCGTAGAAGATGAGGGTGCCTCACTAATAGTTGGGAGAGCTTTTCGTAGACAAGTACGGCGAGGTGAAAATCTCCTTGTTCGATGTCGCGGTCGAACTCTCGTCGGTCTCGCGTTGCGACAACGACTTTGACTCCGTAGGCACTGTACCGCGCTTGGAACGTCTGATACTTTTCCTCAGCGAGGGCACGGAGTGGCGTGAGGTAGAGCACTCGTTTACCAGCGAAGGTGGCCCGCATTGCTGCCATCTCACCGACGAAGGTCTTCCCGGAAGACGTGGGCGAAGAAATGACCAGGCTGCGTCCTTCGAAAAGGTCATAGCGTTGCACAGCTACTTCTTGCACCGGAAGCAAAAACTCACCTTGTTGCTGTTCCCAGATTTGGAGCAAAGTGTCTGGTAGGCCGTATTTGCGTAGATCACGGATGCGTCGCATGCAGTTCTCTTTTCTGCGCTATCGTACCAAGGGGACCTCTCCGAGGGAAGAAGTACGAGCACTCGTTTGTATACGAGCGGTGCAACCTTTTTCTTTGCCCTATGTTTCTTTCTCCAGGCGCCGAGTTGAGGAAAGTAAAAAAGTTAACCGTTAGTAGCATGAGCAACCCCAACCTCTGAAGACATGACCCCTTCAGAGACCATACAAAGGAGCATGTGAAAATGAACCGTACTCTCACTATTGCCGCTGCCGCGCTGTTGATCGCAGGAGCAACCTACCCAATCCTTGCTCTCAATAGCAATCAGAGCAACGAAGCGGTCACGGCTGTTGAGAAGAAGGACGAGGTCGCAGCAGCAGTAGAAGTCAAACCCGCCGAGCCGATGACGACAGACGCAACCGCCACCGCGCCCTCCACTGAGACACAGGAAGTGAAGACGGTTGAGCCTATGGCAAAGGATGCAACCTCTCCTGTAACGAGCGAAACAAAAGAGATAGAGCCGAGTACGCACCTAGCCAAGAATGAGACCTCAGCTGCTCCAGCTAAGGTCGAGGCGAAGCCTGCAACTACTGTCAACACTCCGAGTGTGACCGAAACAGTGACAGGCGAAGCGAAAGATGCAGTAAAAGATAAAGTTGTGGATACGGTGAAAGACAAAGCGCTGGATACCGCTACAAGTGGGATGAAGACCCCGAGCGTCCCCAGTGTTCCCGGCGTAAAGTAGGATCCCTGTTTCTCTCGCAAGGGGGTAGGTGGCACCAGCCACTTACCCTTTTTTTCTGCCCTATCCCCTTCAACCTTTGCTCAGTATAGTACCCTCATGGTGCGCATACGTTGTCTGTCCATCTTTGTTGTTTTCGCTCTGTGTATAGGATTGGCGAGTGAGGCAGCCTTGGCTGTTAACCAGCCAGTGCGGCGCCAGCCGGTTAAGCGAAAAGTTCCTCAGAAAGCCACCCCCGCACAACCGAAACCAGTTTTACCCCCATCGATCTTTGCCCAAGGAGAGACCCTGAGATTTTCTGCTACCTTTAATCAACTCGATGCCGGTGGCGGAGATGTACAATTACGGAAAGAGAAACTGAGCGATGGACGTGAGGTCTTTCGTTTTAGTGGGAAAGCGCGGACCAGTGAGTGGGTCGATTTGCTCTATAAAAGACGAGACAGTGCGGATGCCACCTTTGGTTTGGGTGATTACTCGCCGCTGTCTTTTCTCTTACTCTCGCGCGAAGGAGATCGACGGCGTGAATACAGCGTACGCTATGATCCCACGACAAAGGCATTGATCGGTAGTGTGAAGAGAAAGAATCGAGTACGAGAACAGTCTCTCCCTGCCGGTAAGGTGTATGACCCGATTTCTGCACTCTATCTGTTACGAAGTCGTGAACTCGTTTCGGGAACGTCGATTGAAACCCAAGTGTTTACCGGTCGAGGACACTATCGGTTTGTTGCGCAAGTGGTGGGCAAAGAAACCATAGAGGTCGATGGCAAGAAACGTGCTGCCCTACGGTTGCAGCCTGAAGTGTATTCGCTAGACAAAGACACAAACGAGAACATTCTGCCACAAGAGACCACGCTATGGGTGTCTGCTGACCCGTTGCACATCCCGCTAAAATTGGAAAGCGGCACGACTTGGGGGTGGATTATCGTAGAGCTTGATCGGAAATTTCTCAAGTCGGAGTGATGCAGTTATCACCAGTATTCCTTAGTCTGGCGCCCTGTCGCTGTAAGGGCGTGGCGCGCTGTGCCCCTGTGGAGGTGGGAGACGGCGCGAGATATGAACCGCGATTACGACGGAATCTGCCCGCCTAATCCAACCACAAATACGCGGACCAATGCATCAAGATGACGACGAAATGCTGGTAGAGTCGGTGCGGTTGTGCTGTAGGTGCCAAGGCCAGACGCACTCCGTGTGAGTAATTCGGCTGCGGCTTCTGGCTCCAATCCTATCCGTGCCACGTGTAGCTCCCCTCTTTTCTCGGCTTCGGCAATCGTTTGCGCTAACAGGCGTTGATAACGTCGATCGGCTTGAGCAAACAGGTCGGTACAAAGTTGGTTCTTTGCATCGAGGATCTCACGGACATGAGCTGAAGCGTGGAGTAACTCGAAGAAGTACCCAAACTTGGCATCGAGTATCCCACGAAGCTGCTCTGGTACATTATGCGCCGCTGCCTGTGCGGTTTCGCTTGCCGCGAGCATCTTGTCGATGAGTTGCTGGGCGAGTGCGCGAAAAATCTCTTCTTTACTCTTGAAATACAAATACACGGTTCCTTTTGCGATTCCTGCCTCCTGCGCAATATCGTCAATAGACGTACGACGATAGCCGTAGTGCCCAAACAGGGAAAAGGCAGCCGTCAGAATTGCCTCATGTTTGTCTTTCGTCGATGGTGCTTCGCGAGGCGACATGATGATCCTTTAGAAAATGACCAAATGACCGATTGACTTAATGTGGTCATACAGTACAATTGAACGAAGAAAAGCGCAACGCTACCGATACATCTACTCAGCTACGGAGGAATGACTATGTCGAACATCGGGGATTCTGTGTCGCATACGAGCATGGGTGAAAATCCTGTTTCGGCACCGGTAGAATTTAATCCCTTGTTGCCGGAGTTCATTGCTAATCCACATCCTTTTTATCATCGTCTCCGGGCGGAGGATCCTGTCCATCGTAGCACGCTTCTTCCTGACACGTGGATCGTCACTCGCTATGCCGACGTGAGTATGGTGTTACGTGATGCCCGTTTTGATCGGCACGATGCCGAGAACTTCTTCCGCGAACGGTTTGGTGAAGGGCCACTCATCAGTGTCTTCACCAAATGGATGTTGTTCCGCGATCCACCAAATCACACACGATTACGTACCCTCGTCAACAAGGCTTTTACCCCACGAGCCATCGAAGGACTCCGTCCGCGTATTCAAGAACTCGTTGATCATCTTCTGGATGCGGTGCAACACAATGGTCGCATGGATGTTATGGTCGACCTCGCATATCCACTACCCGTGCTCGTGATTTGTGAATTACTTGGGGTGCCGGCGAAGGATCGTGACCTTTTCAAAGAGTGGTCTGGCGATGTTGCACGAACACTCGATCCGATCCAGACGCCTGAAATGGTGGAAAAGGGGCATGCAGTGGTTGAGTCAATGGTTGCGTACTTCCGTGACCTGATTGCTACGTTACGAAAGAATCCCCAGGACAATATCCTCAGCGCGATGATTGCAGCGGAAGAACGAGGCGATCGGCTCAGTGAAGACGAACTCCTGGCTAATTGTATTCTCCTCTTTTCTGCAGGCCATGAGACCACAGTCAATCTGATTGGTAATGGCCTCCTGGCACTGTTACGCAATCCAGAACAGAAACGACTCCTCCAGGAGAACCCAATTCTCATTCAAACTGCGGTCGAAGAATTCTTACGCTACGATGGACCAGTACAACTCACAGGCCGGAGCGTACGAGAAGATGTCGAAATTGGAGGAAAACACATTCGTGCGGGAGAGCGGGTGATAACTGTGCTTGCTGCGGCTAATCGTGATCCGGCGCAATTTCCCGATCCTGATCGTCTCGACATTACCCGCAAAGACAACCATCATATCGCCTTTGGGCACGGCATTCATTTCTGCCTGGGTGCGTCCCTCGCGCGAACCGAAGGGCAGTTAGCGATTGGAACCCTTCTTCGTCGTATGCCACAAGTGACATTGATTGATGACCAGCCACGCTGGCGACCGGCATTTACCCTGCGAGGATTGGAGGCACTACCAGTGAGATTCTAAGACAGAAAACGGATTCGTAATTCGTCCCCACCTCGCTCCTCCTTGACGTTTTGCGTATTAAGTGTGATGTGATTTTGAATGATGAGAAGCGGAGGACTTTGTGCCTATAGCGCTTATCACCGGCGCTTCAACCGGGATTGGTTACGAACTGAGTAAATGTTTTGCGGCTGATCGGCACGATTTGCTTATTGTTGCTCGGCAAGAGCAGCGGTTACGTCAGGTTGCTGAGGAACTGTCTAAGCAGTTTAGCGTGACCGTCAACGTCATCGCTGCTGATCTGGCGCAACCAGACGCGCCGCAACAAATCTTGGACGCAGCTCGCAAAGCCTCTTTGCAGATAGACTATCTCGTCAACAATGCTGGATTCGGTTTGGGCGGAAAGTTTGCCGAGACCGACCTTGCCACCGAACTCGGTATGATTCAAGTCAACATTTCTGCTTTAGTTTCTCTCACGAAGCTCTTTCTGCCTGAAATGCTCGCACGCAAATCTGGGAAGATTCTGAACGTTGCTTCTACGGCGGCGTTTCAACCTGGCCCGTCCATGGCGATTTACTGCGCAACGAAGTCCTTCGAGTTGATGTTTTCTGAAGCAATAGCGAATGAACTCAAAGGGACGGGGGTAGCGGTGACCGCGCTGTGTCCTGGAGTCACTGCATCAGAATTTCAGAAACGTGCACGAATTGAAAATACGCTCCTGATTAAAAGCAAAGTGCTAGGCATGATGACCGCTGAACAAGTAGCCCGGATTGGCTATCAAGGGTTCATACGTGGGAAGCGCATTGTTATCCCCGGCCTCTTGAACAAAATCAGCGCCCAGGCCCCCCGTTTTTCTCCACGAGCTGTAGCAACGCAAATTGCTGGGATGATAATGGAGAAGCACTCGTAGATAGTCCAGAAAGTTTTGATGGCTAACTCAAGGGACGTCATTCCCGCGAATGCGGGAATCCAGGAGGCTTAACTACAGGCCCCTGCTGAATTTCCCTGGATGCCCGCCTGCGCGGGCATGACGAAACCCCATCCCTCAAAATTAAATGGACTGACTACTAGCCGCTGCGGAGCAAGAGAGAGGCTGAGAGATGAAATCGAGATTGCTGCTCTTTTCTCATCTCAGCCGCAAGTCGCTAGTGCTGGCTGTTCGTCAACGCCCGATCAAAGTCATCAATAAGGTCTTCTGTTGCTTCAATCCCGACCGACAAACGAATTAATCCGTCAGTAATACCTAACCGCCGCCGGTCTTCGGTGGATAATCCAGCGTGCGACGTCGTTGCGGGCCGGGTCATTAAGGTTTCAACTCCGCCAAGACTCGGGGCAATAATCGGTAGCGTAACCTTACGCATAAAGCGTTCTGCCGCTGCTGCGCCTCCACGCAATTCAAAGCTCAGCATCCCGCTGAATCCATCAAACAACTCGCAAGCCCGTTCATGGCGCGGGTGACTCGTAAGCCCAGGATAATTCACTTTCGCTACGGTTGGATGCTGTTCGAGAAACTGGGCAATCCGTAGGGTACTCTCGTTCTGATAACGAACACGTACTGCCAATGTTTTGAGTCCACGATGGAGAAGAAAAGCCGCATGCGGGTCAAGCGAGCCACCAAGGTGGTTGAGCTTGTGTGTGACTCTGGTTACGAGGGGAGCCTGTCCTAAGACAACCCCAGCGACAATATCAGAGTGACCATTGAGATACTTCGTCGCACTGTGTAGGGAAAGATCGAATCCCCAATCAAGTGGACGAAAGTTGACCGGGCTCGCAAACGTGTTGTCAATGATTGAGGTCAGATCGTTTTCTTTCGCAAACCAGGTCACTGCCTTGAGGTCCCCGACTTGTAAGAGTGGATTGGACATCGACTCGACGTAGATGGCTTTTGTCTGAGGACGAAGCTGACGTTTCCATGACGTTGGATCATCGCCATCAATGAAGTCGTACGACAAGCCGAAGGCCGCAAAGTCCTTGGTCAAGAGATCGTGCGTGCCCCCATACAAGCAATCTTGAACGAGGAGATGATCACCGGCGGACAGAACCGTGAGCAGCGTCGTCGAGATTGCCGCCATCCCACTACTAGTGACTAAGGCAGCTTCGGCGTTTTCCAAGGCCGCTAACTTCTCGTGTAAAGCAAGATGATTTGGGGTGTTGTTGAGGCGAATGTAGCGGACATCGTGATAGTTGGCCTCACCGGAGGTCTCGAACATCGCTGATTGAAAGATTGGCGTGATGACTGCACCAGAGATACGTGGGGTCGGTTCTCCTGCATGAACAACCTTGGTGTCGAGGTGTTTGAAGGTTGTAGCCATAGATGCTGCCCTCCGTTGTTATTCCTGTGTGATCGGAATATGCTTTGGTTGCGAACGCACCCGTTCTAACCAGGCGCGGATGTTTGCATAGGGAGTAAGGTCAAATCCCCCTTCGTCAGCAACGTGCGTGTATGCGTAGAGCGCAATATCTGCGATCGAGTAACGTTCACCAACGAAAAACTTTCGTCCAGTAAGATGCTTTTCCATCACATCGAGTGCGGCGTAGCCGAGCGGGCGTTTTTGCTCAAGCCCAGCTTTCCGTTCAGGCGTGAGATCAAAATGTTGTAACCAGAAGCGTGCGGTGGCAATGTTGGGCTCGTGGTTGTATTGCTCAAAAAACATCCACTGCAACACTTGCGCCCGTTCCCAACGGTCAGTGGACAAGAATGGTGTTCCTTCAGCAAAATAGAAAAGAATAGCATTGGATTCGGCGAGATACGTGCCGTTTTCGAGTTCAACGAGCGGAATGCGGCCGTTACGATTTTTCTCCAGAAACTCTGGTGTTCGAGTCAGTCCCTGCAAAATGTCAATCTCAAGTCGCTCGAACGGAATACTGAGTTGCGTGAGTAGCAAACGTACCTTGTAGCCATTCCCTGACGGCAAATAGTCGTACAGCCGGATCATTGGGCATTGTCCTCCATTTGCGGTTCTCTGCGTTTCTGTCCGAGCTTACGCAACAAACTGTAGTGATGGAATGAGTGCTGGCGAAAATCGTTG
This portion of the Deltaproteobacteria bacterium genome encodes:
- a CDS encoding aminotransferase class I/II-fold pyridoxal phosphate-dependent enzyme yields the protein MATTFKHLDTKVVHAGEPTPRISGAVITPIFQSAMFETSGEANYHDVRYIRLNNTPNHLALHEKLAALENAEAALVTSSGMAAISTTLLTVLSAGDHLLVQDCLYGGTHDLLTKDFAAFGLSYDFIDGDDPTSWKRQLRPQTKAIYVESMSNPLLQVGDLKAVTWFAKENDLTSIIDNTFASPVNFRPLDWGFDLSLHSATKYLNGHSDIVAGVVLGQAPLVTRVTHKLNHLGGSLDPHAAFLLHRGLKTLAVRVRYQNESTLRIAQFLEQHPTVAKVNYPGLTSHPRHERACELFDGFSGMLSFELRGGAAAAERFMRKVTLPIIAPSLGGVETLMTRPATTSHAGLSTEDRRRLGITDGLIRLSVGIEATEDLIDDFDRALTNSQH
- a CDS encoding glutathione S-transferase family protein, whose translation is MIRLYDYLPSGNGYKVRLLLTQLSIPFERLEIDILQGLTRTPEFLEKNRNGRIPLVELENGTYLAESNAILFYFAEGTPFLSTDRWERAQVLQWMFFEQYNHEPNIATARFWLQHFDLTPERKAGLEQKRPLGYAALDVMEKHLTGRKFFVGERYSIADIALYAYTHVADEGGFDLTPYANIRAWLERVRSQPKHIPITQE